A stretch of the Vitis vinifera cultivar Pinot Noir 40024 chromosome 16, ASM3070453v1 genome encodes the following:
- the LOC109124148 gene encoding uncharacterized mitochondrial protein AtMg00810-like, with the protein MGIVVLLVYVDDIVVTGFDSALLGQLKTHLSESFHMKDLGSLTYFLGLEVHHSLSGISLNQHKYASDLVAIASLQGATSIDTPMELNVKLRKEEGDLLVDPSLYKKLVGSLVYLTITRPDISFVVQQVSQFLQTPHHLHLATVRRIIRYAQGTSTRVLFFPTGNSTRLAAYSDADWDGCVNTRRSITGWCVLLGDALISWKSKKQDRVSKSFTESEYWAMSLACFEIIWLRGNKLTFGAEIS; encoded by the coding sequence ATGGgtattgttgttcttttggtttatgttgatgatattgtggTCACTGGTTTCGATTCTGCTTTACTTGGTCAGCTCAAAACTCATCTCTCCGAGTCctttcatatgaaagatcttgggtcTCTCACATATTTTCTTGGTCTTGAGGTGCATCATAGTCTCTCTGGTATTTCCCTCAATCAACATAAGTATGCGAGTGACTTGGTGGCTATAGCTAGTCTACAAGGGGCTACTTCTATTGATACTCCCATGGAATTAAATGTCAAGCTTCGCAAAGAGGAGGGCGACTTACTTGTTGATCCCAGTTTATACAAGAAGTTGGTGGGTAGCCTTgtttatctcaccattactagaCCGGACATTTCTTTTGTTGTACAGCAAGTCAGCCAGTTCCTTCAGACTCCTCATCATCTTCATTTGGCTACTGTCCGTAGGATCATACGCTATGCTCAAGGCACTTCTACTCGTGTCTTGTTCTTCCCTACAGGTAATTCTACTCGCCTTGCTGCTTATAGTGATGCTGATTGGGATGGTTGTGTGAATACCCGTCGCTCCATCACTGGTTGGTGTGTGCTCTTAGGTGATGCATTGAtatcttggaaaagtaagaagcaagacaGAGTCTCTAAGTCATTTACGGAATCTGAGTACTGGGCGATGTCTCTTGCTTGTTTtgaaatcatttggcttcgag